The sequence below is a genomic window from Candidatus Eremiobacteraceae bacterium.
GGTGAGCGTTGCTCACCCTCCTACACGAGAAAAAATGGCCAACGCGGTTTACTTGGGTATTCGCTTAGAAAGATCGTCCGATCGAATAGCCAGAAAGTCACATTCGCTGCACCCAAACGCTGAAATATATTCGCCGTCCATCATGCTCGTGGGCTTGGCGGGGTTTATGAGTATAAGCTGATGTTCCGGCAATACCCAGTTATCTGGAGCCTTGGCTTTGCACATCGGACAATCATAAGGTGGTGGTGTGGTCATGCGATGCTCACCCCCTACACTAAGAAGCATGGGCAAGCGATGCTTGCCCTAGTACAGCCACGTTCGATACAGGACGCGAGTTAGTGCAGGGTGCCCGCGTGGTTCAATGGCCAGAAAACGAAGAACGCGTGGCCGACGAATTGATCGCGGCGCAAGAATCCCCAGAGATGGCCGTCGTCCGAGTTGTTGCGATTGTCGCCCATCATGAAATACCAGCCGCGCGGAATTCTATCCGGCGCTTGCCACTGATTTCGCGGCGGTATCTGCGAGCGAGATGGATCGAGCGGAATGCCGTCAACCCAGATGTCGTAATCCTTGATCTCAAGCTCGTAGTTGGGATGGTTAGCGGCCGGCAGATACGGCTCGGCGACCGGCTTTCCGTTGCGGATAACGACGCCGTTGTGAATGCTGATGGAATCGCCGGGGACGCCCATCACGCGTTTGATGAAATCGGTGGTGCCAAGATCGGGCGGCGGTACGAAGACGGCGATCTGCTCGTCCTTGGGATCGGAGAACCGGTATTCGATTTCCGAC
It includes:
- the lepB gene encoding signal peptidase I, whose product is MTPTILIAVLAVLALARLILWVAPTAIEDDKSRAVIREYLDAFLIAGVVALLLMHYVVRTFYIPSGSMEPTLKINDVLLASEIEYRFSDPKDEQIAVFVPPPDLGTTDFIKRVMGVPGDSISIHNGVVIRNGKPVAEPYLPAANHPNYELEIKDYDIWVDGIPLDPSRSQIPPRNQWQAPDRIPRGWYFMMGDNRNNSDDGHLWGFLRRDQFVGHAFFVFWPLNHAGTLH